The DNA sequence CAAGAGGTTGCCGATCGAGTCCGGGCGGGCGGTGGAGAGATCAGGATGGGTTGGCAGGTAAGCAAATTATATAAAGAAGATTCGTTAGTTTCAAAAGTGTGCGCATTTGATTCGCATACGGGGCAAGAAGAGTTGTTTGATACTTCGCACGTATTTTCTACTATGCCGGTTAAAGAGCTCGTGCAATCGTTTCAATGGCAAGCTCCTGCAGAGATTAAAATGCTGAGCGATGGTTTAATGTACCGCGATTTTATTACCGTAGGTTTACTTTTGAAAAAATTAAAAATTAAAGAAGCAGATGGTGGCTTAATTAAAGATAATTGGATCTACATTCAAGAGCCTGACGTATTTGTCGGGCGTTTGCAAATTTTTAATAATTGGAGCCCGTACATGGTCGCCGATCCAAGTAATGTGTGGGTAGGGCTTGAATATTTTTGCAATGAAGGTGATGAACTTTGGAGCAAATCTGAATCGGACTTGATTGCGCTTGCTATTGAAGAAATGTATAAAATGGGGTTCATCGATCGAGCGGACGTTTTAGATGCGACCGTTTTACGCGTTGAGAAAACCTATCCTGCCTATTTTGGTACGTACAATAGATTTGACCATATAAAAAATTATATCGATCAATTTAAAAATCTTTTTTTAGTTGGTAGGAATGGTATGCATAAATATAACAACCAAGACCATTCTATGCTGACAGCGATGCAAGCGGTCGAAAATATAATTGCGGGCTCGCACGAAAAAGAGAATATTTGGGCCGTGAATACTGAGCAAGAATATCATGAATCTAAACGCGCTTAAAAAGTCTTTACCAGAAATTTCTTCATGCGTATTCGTGCGCATTGGGACTGGCACCATTATTTTGATGATGATTTTGATGGGTATTGTGCAAGTCTACGCTCCTTTTGACCAAGATGAGATTGAAGCGGTGCATACCGCATGGAAAATAATTCATGATGGCGTAATTTATCGAGATTTTTTTCAGCATCACCATCCGCTCTTGTATTATTTATTAGTTCCGGTGATCAAACTATTTGGCGAGGTATTTCGTACACTGTTAATTATTCGTATGATTGTTTTTTTCCAATATTTTTTAATTGGGCTCGTTACCTATTTTCTTTCCAAGCGTTTATTTAATGCAGAAATTGCGATGCTCAGCGCTTATTTATTATTAACAGCAATGATTTTTACCAAACTTTTGCAAATCAGGCCAGACGGCCCGCAAGTTTTGTGCGGCATGATTTCGTTATTGTTTTTATTTAATTTTTTCGAACAACAGAAAAAATTAAAGCGTTGGGCGCAGCTCGTGATAAGCGCATTATTTTTATCGCTCTCTTTTTTGTTTTTGCAAAAAGCGATTTTTTTGATCGCGGCAATAGCTGTAATTTTTCTGCTGCAGGTTTATAAGCGAGAAATTTCTTTTTTAGAATGCGTTGTTTATGCGGTCGCTTTTTTGGCGCCAATCATTGGTTATTTTGCCTACTTATCGGTTGTTGGGGCTTGGGAGCTGTATTATAAATTTAATTGGCTGCTCAATGCGATGCATACCGGTAGGTTTTTGCCATTTTATACGTTGCAACTCTTGGCAACGAGTCAATTGCTATGCGCATGTTATCCAATTGGCATTTTTTATTATCTTGAAACCTATTATCAAAAAATAATTGCATGGTGCTCAGTTTGGCTTTTATTTGCTGCAATCGTTATTGCAAAATTTTCGTATGCGCAATATTATGCACCCGCAATTCCGCTCATGGCGATGATCGCAGGCTGTGCGATTTATAAGATATGCTTAGGAAATCCCTATAAAATGCTCATGATTATGTTTGCACTTACGTGGGGATCAATAATTGGAAACAGCTATCAAGTTGTAAAAATGGCTGTGAAAGGAATTAATCGCGAGTCGCATGAAAAAATTAATTTTGTGCTAAATAATGCTCCCGAAGGTTCATCGGTTTACGATGGAAAAAGTTTTTTTAACCTGTTTCGGCACGATATCGATTTCTTTTGGTTTGAAGCGCGGATGAATCATGAGAAATCTGATTTAATTCCAATTTATGAGAGACTGACCGGAAATAAATATGATGTGCATATGGCGATTGAAAAACATAAACCTGTGATAATCTCAAGTTATTATATAGATCTTTCCAGTGAGTTTATCGTGTCCAATTACGAACGGTCAGTTCCATTGTATGATCTGTTTCTAAAAACCACGTTCCTAAAACGCTAATCCTAGATGTTCGAATTGCGCTTAATGTGTCACTGTTATGATTTGTTGAATGTGCTAATTTTTTTCGGCGTAAAATCTTCTATCTCGAGAAATATTTTTATATCATCAGATCAAACCATAAGAAATCAATACTCGTTATTTCTTGCTGAGTGCCCTAAGTATTTGATAATTTCAAATTCATTATTAGAAATTGCGACTTGGGAATTTATCGGTATGCAAAATGTTAGCATTGCGGAAATAGAAAAAAATTTAATTATTATCGTCTTTAAAAATATTATTTTTCTATGCTATTATTCTTCTTTAAAAAAAATGATTTTGATCACATTGTAACCAATTAGAAATTTAAATTAACCAAATGTTCAAAACCTTAACTCTTATTTTTTTTGCAGTAAATATGCATATTCAGGGCAAGGAGATCATAGTTTTGACAGCTGCGCTTGCCGATAATAATTTTGAATTTAGAAAGCAGCAGTATATTAAAGCGTTCAAAACCTTAAAAAAATATAGATATAAAAAGTTCTATATCATAGAAGCGCTTAAGAAAAATGGGCCGACCTTTCTCGATGAGTATTCCAAAAATGTATTCTATTCAGGTGCCAACAATTTTTCATTGCGAGACAAGGGGCTTAACGAAGGGATAACAATGCTTGAAGGATTGCGCCATTTTCGATTTGATACGGACGATATGATAATAAAATTAACTGGGCGATGGTGTTTGGTTTCAAAATATTTTCTTAAGCTTGTGAAAAAAAATCGAAATAAGTATCACGCTATCGCTAAGGTATGTAACAAATATGCATTAACCCAATGCTTTGCAATGAGATATGCCCAATTTTTAAA is a window from the Candidatus Babeliales bacterium genome containing:
- a CDS encoding NAD(P)/FAD-dependent oxidoreductase, with translation MSQKKAIIIGAGPAGLTAAYELIKRTNIKPIVLEKSEHLGGISRTVNYRGNRIDIGGHRFFSKSDRVMNWWAEILPLQALQAGQTNISYQNKSRSIFGNLSGPNPAIEDRVMLLRSRVSRIYFKRKFFSYPLQFNPETVRNLGLTSTVKIGASYMKSCAFPIRKEKNLEDFFINRFGTELYRTFFKSYTEKVWGLSCSQISPEWGAQRIKGLSVAKTIQHFAKQIIVPKKNDIAQKNTETSLIEQFLYPKFGPGQMWQEVADRVRAGGGEIRMGWQVSKLYKEDSLVSKVCAFDSHTGQEELFDTSHVFSTMPVKELVQSFQWQAPAEIKMLSDGLMYRDFITVGLLLKKLKIKEADGGLIKDNWIYIQEPDVFVGRLQIFNNWSPYMVADPSNVWVGLEYFCNEGDELWSKSESDLIALAIEEMYKMGFIDRADVLDATVLRVEKTYPAYFGTYNRFDHIKNYIDQFKNLFLVGRNGMHKYNNQDHSMLTAMQAVENIIAGSHEKENIWAVNTEQEYHESKRA
- a CDS encoding glycosyltransferase family 39 protein, which encodes MNLNALKKSLPEISSCVFVRIGTGTIILMMILMGIVQVYAPFDQDEIEAVHTAWKIIHDGVIYRDFFQHHHPLLYYLLVPVIKLFGEVFRTLLIIRMIVFFQYFLIGLVTYFLSKRLFNAEIAMLSAYLLLTAMIFTKLLQIRPDGPQVLCGMISLLFLFNFFEQQKKLKRWAQLVISALFLSLSFLFLQKAIFLIAAIAVIFLLQVYKREISFLECVVYAVAFLAPIIGYFAYLSVVGAWELYYKFNWLLNAMHTGRFLPFYTLQLLATSQLLCACYPIGIFYYLETYYQKIIAWCSVWLLFAAIVIAKFSYAQYYAPAIPLMAMIAGCAIYKICLGNPYKMLMIMFALTWGSIIGNSYQVVKMAVKGINRESHEKINFVLNNAPEGSSVYDGKSFFNLFRHDIDFFWFEARMNHEKSDLIPIYERLTGNKYDVHMAIEKHKPVIISSYYIDLSSEFIVSNYERSVPLYDLFLKTTFLKR